The DNA sequence ATAATCTTTCATTTTCCATTTACTACCACGTTTGACAACTTACCTTTAGGGCATTCTTTCTGTCCTTTCTTTTTGATAGACTGTCTGGATGAATGGTTTCAGTAAAAGCAGGCCATGGTGAGGAATGGTTATATTTAGCTTTACTTGAAAACAATTCATACCCACACTTTGAACAGACATATATCCCTGTATTAAAAACAATGTTTAAAGTCTTAACTGGCCAGCAAAACGGAATACAAACAATAACATTTACAATAATATTTAGATTAATGATAGAAATATTAACATTTCTGCAATACTAGAAATAAACGTTGCCAGACAAAATTACAGTTTCTCCAACATCCCTTTGGACATGTACAATATTTTTATACTTAAATTATAAAATTTTATCAGTGCAAATTTTCTTTAAGGTTCCAACTTCGCCCAGCTCAAAATGGCCATCTTTCAGTTGTTTCTCTCCCACTTCCCCCTCTGATATCAACGTGCCCATGACACTCACCTCTGCTTCAATCCTATCTGCACTGAACTACTAACTACATACACACTCCCTGAAAGCCAAATACCATTTCACTTTTTCAATTTAGTACATTGCATTGCTCCTGTCCACTGTCCAAACACAAATAGATTGGGCAAACACCTTGTGGAACACTTCCACTCAGTTCGCAAACATGgtcccaatcttctagtttcctgcTATTTTAACTTGCACTGTTAAACGAAAGCTCAAGGGATATACCTCACATTTCAATTaggctggatagagtggatagaggAGAAAACGGTGCCCAATggcaaaagattttaaaaaaggggGAAAACTTATTGAAGACTGCAAGAGGGTTAGGAACTGCAAGAGGGTGAAGGATCAGGCTTTGGAGAATTGGAACTTGAGTTTTGGAAACTGGGATGAAGAATCAAGATTTGGAGAAGTAGGATACAGAATTTGGGATCTGATCAATTAGGGCTGGGTGCACAGAAACTGGGATATAGGAAGTGGGATTGGGAAACAGAGTTTGGGATACAAGGTTTAGATTTGGGGATCTGGGATACCAGATTGGGAATACAGGACATGGGGTTTGGGGAATTGGGAAACAGGATTTGTGATACAGGAAACAGGGTTTTTTAAGAGGGGATTTTGGATATGGGACACAGGATACAGGGTACAGAGTATGGGAATTTGGAAGACAGGGTTCAGGGTTTGGGAGACAGGGTTTGGGGATTTGGGAGATGCTGGGTATGGGATACGAGATTTGGAGATTTTGGACATGGGATTTGAGAGATGGAATATGGGATATGCGGTTTGGGATATGAGGTTTAGGAATTTGGGACACTGATTTTGGGGTTTATGAATTTGGGTGATGGGGTTTCGGGATTTGCGATATGGTATACGGAGTTTGGGGATTTAGGATATCGGATATGAAGTTTGAGGATTTGGACTTGGGAGTTTGAGGATTTGGTATACAGGGTTTAGGGATTTGGGATACAGAATTTGGGGATTTGAGATACAGGGTTGAGGGATTTGGGAATTTGAGATACAGGATTTGGGATATGGGGTTGGGGGATTTGGGAGACAGGGTTTAGAGATTTGAAGATGGGATACAGGGTTTGGGGATTTGGAATACAATTTGAGGATTTGGGATCTGAGGATTTGGAGTTAGAATACAGGGTTTGGGGATTTGGAGATGGGATACAAGATACAGGGTATGGGGATTTGGGAATGGGATACAGGATTTGGAAATTGGGGATTTGGAGATAGAATATAGGGCTTGGGGATTTGGAATACAGAGTTTGAGGATTTGGGATACAGGATTTGGGAGTTTGGTTTTTGCAGATGGGATACAAAGCTTGGGATTTGGGATTTGCAGATGGGATACAGAATTTGGGATTTGGAGATGGGATACAATGTTTGGGATGGGGTTTGGGATTTGGGGATAGGATACAGGGATTGGGATTTGGGGATGGGATACAGGGTTTGGGGTTGGgatttggggatggggatgggacacAGGGTTGGGATGGGGTTTTGGATTTGGGGATGGAATACAGGgttgggatggggttggggatttGGGGATGGAATACAGGGATTGGGATTTGGGGATGGGATACAGTGTTTGGGGATGGGATTTGGGGAAGGGATTTGGGATTTGGGGAAGTGAcacggggttggggatggggtttgggagtTGGGTAAGGGATACAGGGTTTGGGATTTGGGGATGGGATACAGGGTGTGGGGATGGGATTTGGGGAAGGGACACGGGGATGGGATTTGGGATTTGGGGAACTCCAAGTCTCGAGCAGTTTCGGTTCCTCCACTTTAATCAAAACTTGACGTTTCACCTAAAACTCAATCCCGCTTCCCGGAAAGAAAACACAAACTGAAACTGAGTAACAAACTAACCCAAcattcccagacccacagcagccaGACTCACCGGCGTCAAAGTGATCTTTATAAACTTCACTCCCGAAGAACGAACAGAACGCCATTCCCCAGCAGCCGGCTCTCCATCTGCCCGTCAGAGCGGCGCATGCGTCACAATGCCGGCCGCCGTCGTCAGGAGGGTAGGGAGGGGCGCATGCGCAGGCCTTCACCTATTGTAGTTACCGGGGGACACCTAGAGGGGGAGGCATTGAGCAGGAGTAGCAGAAGCTAATGCTTAATTGCTAGGAGAGGTGTTGGTAATTTGGTAATCAAAACATCTACTGTTGCGATTATAGTTAAGACTTTGGTAACAGATACGTTGGTTGGCCAGCATGCAACAACTTGCATTTCTGTAGCACATTTAACGTAGCAGAATGGGATTTGTACAtgaatttatttattgtcacgtgcaccgaggcacagtgaaaagctttgttttgcgagcaatacaggcagatctcagagttaagtagcacagataaggaaataataggtaaacagtggcaataacaaaaacacaggtacaggcaaatgttaagagtttgtgagtccattcttTGGAGATGccgggtgttggactgggatttacaaagttaaaaatcacacaacaccaggttatagttcaacaggtttaattgaaagcacactagctttcggagtgacactccttcatcaggtgatagtggagagctcaatcctaacacagaatttatcgcaaaaatttacagtgtgatgtaactgaaattgtacattgaaaaattgattgtctgttaagcctttcatctgttaaaatacagtgatagcttcacttctttcatgagtaaatcacaaaacctttttttaaaaaagttgcattctcaggttagctgttaacaatggtgatggctagacaatatgttgaaggtgttggtcccctgtgttctctgtctatgccatgatgtttagattgattctaatcaaaAAAGTGAAATCACtttgttttacataaattcatgcagtatttgagctcagagttctacattattgcatgcagtttttgagcatagtacaatgtaaccctgcaagtaaaAGTTCactccacaaaatatatgtgtgcatgtgagtctttgtgtgtgtgtctgtctggggtgggggttgtgagtgtgagaaagtgtatgtgtgtgtgtagtgagtgcagagtgacttaagtctgtgagggggtgcatgtgtgagtatgggagtgtgtgtgtctgtaagggtgtgtgtgggtacctgtgtgcgcgtctgtgtgtccgtgtgtatgtg is a window from the Chiloscyllium punctatum isolate Juve2018m chromosome 40, sChiPun1.3, whole genome shotgun sequence genome containing:
- the LOC140464389 gene encoding methionine-R-sulfoxide reductase B1-like is translated as MAFCSFFGSEVYKDHFDAGIYVCSKCGYELFSSKAKYNHSSPWPAFTETIHPDSLSKRKDRKNALKVSCGKCGNGLGHEFLNDGPKPGQSRFUIFSSSLKFVPKVNGPLEGK